In Parcubacteria group bacterium, a genomic segment contains:
- a CDS encoding 1-acyl-sn-glycerol-3-phosphate acyltransferase, protein MLFSSSLRTGWITFPLEWVLAALVYRKIRKPVWYVARDDYWWGTWWTKPIKNALATLLVDWRNPSAVLKEAERVLEQGGVVGMYPEGTRNTDARALALGKTGVARLALASSAPVIPVGYAGPSIATVWDVIREFAFKRNAATLSFGRAVDLSACYGKQVTRELLYRATDDIMAAIGALCGKRPRLHEYSG, encoded by the coding sequence ATGCTTTTTTCCTCAAGTCTGCGCACGGGCTGGATAACATTCCCGCTTGAGTGGGTCTTGGCTGCTCTGGTGTATCGCAAGATCCGCAAGCCCGTGTGGTATGTTGCGCGGGATGACTACTGGTGGGGCACATGGTGGACAAAACCTATTAAGAACGCGCTCGCAACGCTCTTGGTTGATTGGCGCAATCCGAGCGCCGTGCTCAAAGAGGCCGAACGGGTGCTTGAGCAGGGGGGCGTGGTCGGCATGTACCCGGAAGGGACGCGCAACACGGACGCGCGCGCTTTGGCATTGGGCAAGACCGGCGTGGCGCGTTTGGCGCTCGCTTCCTCCGCGCCCGTGATACCGGTCGGGTACGCCGGGCCCTCCATTGCAACGGTCTGGGACGTTATCCGGGAGTTTGCGTTCAAGCGGAATGCCGCCACTCTGTCGTTCGGGCGCGCGGTTGACCTCTCCGCGTGCTACGGCAAGCAGGTCACGCGCGAACTTTTGTACCGCGCCACGGACGATATCATGGCCGCCATTGGAGCATTGTGCGGAAAGCGGCCCCGCTTGCACGAATACAGCGGGTAG
- the tig gene encoding trigger factor yields MQISENKLSASVLELVFDLERGDIEQDLQCAAKHIAEHIEIPGFRKGTAPYDVLARHIGGEAKIYEEALQSIVGRTLGAAVRERNMDASGEPDISITKMVPPFGVAYKAAIVLLPSVTLGDISSITLEKKEVKASDAEVEKVISNLRELHAAEAAADRPAQHGDRVVLDLEVKRANAAIEHGASKDFPLVLGEGRFIPGFEEQIMGLKAGDKKEFELMFPDGYYEKSLAGKPAQFAVSIKQVFERTVPEMDDAFAQELGHSQTADDLRTQIRESLQYEKEREERERFEMAAMDELVRRSEFGEIPDQLIAREARKMLAELEQNVARQGMKFEDYLESIKKPKDDLAREFRPQAEHRVKVSLVGRELGKREQIKISDDDVARELAIAKKAYASQPELAAELESPRYRDYVRNMLVSRKIFKALAEKVS; encoded by the coding sequence ATGCAGATTAGCGAGAACAAACTATCAGCATCGGTTCTTGAATTGGTTTTTGACCTTGAGCGGGGCGACATTGAGCAGGATTTGCAGTGCGCGGCAAAACATATCGCCGAGCACATTGAGATTCCGGGTTTCCGCAAAGGCACAGCTCCCTATGATGTGCTTGCGCGCCACATCGGCGGGGAAGCAAAGATTTACGAAGAGGCATTGCAGTCCATTGTAGGCCGCACCCTGGGGGCGGCTGTTCGCGAGCGGAATATGGACGCATCAGGCGAGCCCGACATCAGCATCACCAAGATGGTGCCGCCTTTTGGTGTTGCCTACAAAGCAGCCATTGTCCTACTGCCGAGCGTTACCTTGGGGGATATTTCAAGCATTACGCTTGAGAAAAAAGAAGTAAAAGCAAGCGATGCCGAGGTTGAGAAAGTCATCAGTAATTTGCGCGAACTGCACGCCGCAGAAGCCGCAGCGGACCGGCCGGCACAGCACGGCGACCGCGTGGTTTTGGATTTGGAAGTGAAGCGCGCTAACGCGGCCATTGAGCATGGGGCGTCAAAAGATTTTCCGCTGGTCCTGGGCGAGGGAAGATTCATCCCGGGATTTGAAGAGCAGATCATGGGCTTGAAAGCCGGGGACAAGAAAGAATTTGAATTAATGTTTCCGGACGGGTACTACGAGAAGTCTTTGGCAGGCAAGCCTGCGCAGTTTGCGGTTTCCATCAAACAAGTATTTGAGCGCACTGTACCCGAAATGGATGATGCATTCGCACAAGAGCTTGGCCACAGCCAGACTGCGGATGATTTGCGCACGCAGATCCGCGAGAGCCTGCAGTACGAAAAAGAGCGTGAAGAGCGGGAGCGCTTTGAAATGGCGGCCATGGACGAGCTGGTCAGGCGGTCGGAGTTTGGCGAGATTCCGGATCAGCTCATTGCACGCGAGGCACGGAAGATGCTCGCCGAGCTTGAGCAGAATGTTGCCCGCCAGGGCATGAAGTTTGAGGATTATCTTGAGAGCATCAAAAAGCCAAAAGATGATTTGGCCCGCGAGTTCCGGCCCCAGGCAGAGCATCGGGTCAAAGTCAGCCTGGTGGGCCGCGAGCTCGGCAAGCGGGAACAAATCAAGATCAGCGATGATGATGTCGCGCGGGAGCTTGCCATCGCCAAAAAGGCGTATGCATCCCAGCCCGAACTGGCGGCAGAGCTTGAGAGTCCGCGCTACCGCGACTATGTGCGCAACATGCTGGTGAGCCGGAAAATTTTTAAGGCACTGGCGGAAAAGGTTTCTTAA
- a CDS encoding YggU family protein, translating to MPQRITVKVTPRSKENKIIGLKDGILRVRITAPPVEGKANRALVEFLADAWGVSRQSIRIVRGETSREKVLEVPDSIPLQKGMI from the coding sequence ATGCCGCAACGCATCACGGTAAAAGTTACGCCACGCTCAAAAGAGAACAAAATTATCGGGCTTAAAGACGGCATCTTGCGCGTGCGCATTACCGCGCCCCCGGTTGAGGGCAAGGCCAACAGGGCCCTGGTTGAGTTTTTGGCGGACGCGTGGGGAGTTTCCAGGCAAAGCATCCGCATTGTCCGGGGCGAAACATCGCGTGAGAAAGTTTTGGAAGTTCCGGACAGCATACCTTTACAAAAAGGCATGATTTGA
- a CDS encoding IMP cyclohydrolase: MNRVERALISVSDKTGLVEFVRRLVALDIRIISTGGTARTLREAGIPVTDVSEVTGFPEILGGRVKSMHPKIHGGILAKRDDEGHMRDLAQHCIKPIELVVANFYPFVETLGRPGATLEEAVEQIDIGGPAMLAAAAKNHAHVVLVPDPGDYDTVACLLEQNSGTVPLRWRMSFATTGLRYASEYYGVVAKYLEKQNV, from the coding sequence ATGAACCGAGTAGAGCGGGCGCTCATCAGCGTTTCGGACAAGACCGGCCTCGTGGAGTTTGTACGTCGGCTCGTTGCCCTAGACATCCGGATCATCTCAACCGGCGGCACGGCCCGAACACTGCGGGAAGCCGGGATTCCGGTTACCGACGTTTCCGAGGTGACTGGGTTTCCGGAAATCCTCGGCGGCCGGGTCAAGAGCATGCATCCAAAGATTCACGGCGGGATTCTGGCGAAGCGCGATGACGAAGGCCACATGCGCGACCTCGCGCAGCACTGCATCAAGCCCATTGAACTTGTGGTCGCGAACTTCTACCCGTTCGTGGAGACCCTTGGGCGGCCAGGTGCTACGCTTGAGGAGGCGGTGGAGCAGATTGACATCGGCGGACCGGCCATGCTCGCGGCCGCTGCCAAGAACCACGCGCACGTGGTTCTTGTTCCCGACCCAGGAGACTACGATACTGTCGCGTGCCTCCTGGAACAGAATAGCGGCACGGTTCCGCTGCGCTGGCGCATGAGTTTCGCTACCACCGGGCTCCGATACGCTTCCGAGTACTACGGCGTTGTCGCGAAATACCTGGAAAAGCAGAACGTCTAG
- a CDS encoding orotidine 5'-phosphate decarboxylase — protein sequence MSTQLFVALDGIKEKTRQTLEEVELFMAVDGDFGFKINLDYVLAVGCEAAVLAVGQFGRPIFVDLKMWNGGRTMASVVAGLAQLGVAYTNGYALADKELAHAVRAAEGTNTEVLGLTVLTHYDDAYCRRHFLRSLLDTVGHLAKVALDAGCRGVILPGTTLGAVADIAIDPWVPGVRPPWYSDDRHSEEITPRAAKEAGVKAVVCGSPIMKSDDKVGALRAVLTDLAA from the coding sequence ATGAGCACCCAGCTCTTCGTGGCGCTGGATGGTATCAAGGAGAAGACCAGACAGACACTAGAAGAAGTAGAGCTGTTCATGGCTGTTGATGGGGACTTCGGGTTCAAGATCAACCTGGACTACGTACTTGCCGTGGGCTGTGAGGCTGCGGTGCTTGCCGTCGGGCAGTTCGGCCGACCGATTTTCGTGGACCTCAAGATGTGGAACGGCGGCAGGACTATGGCTTCCGTTGTTGCGGGCCTAGCTCAGCTCGGTGTTGCTTACACGAACGGCTACGCCCTGGCGGACAAGGAGCTGGCGCACGCCGTGAGGGCTGCCGAGGGAACCAACACCGAGGTGCTGGGACTGACCGTGCTGACGCACTACGACGATGCCTACTGCCGTAGGCACTTCCTCCGGTCGCTGCTAGATACCGTGGGGCACCTTGCGAAAGTTGCCCTTGATGCCGGGTGTCGCGGCGTCATACTTCCAGGCACTACCCTTGGCGCGGTCGCGGACATTGCGATTGACCCGTGGGTTCCAGGTGTTCGGCCGCCATGGTATTCGGATGACCGGCACTCGGAGGAGATTACGCCCCGGGCAGCCAAGGAGGCGGGTGTAAAGGCTGTGGTGTGCGGAAGCCCCATCATGAAGTCCGACGACAAAGTCGGAGCACTGCGTGCGGTACTAACCGACCTTGCCGCCTGA
- a CDS encoding lamin tail domain-containing protein yields MENHRTKTLAPRSALVLILAGGFFVWAGSAAAAASDIVFTEIMYNPSGTDTKTEWVEIFNSGTEEVTLIEGSGNDSWRFNDGSNHTLTLIQESLTVPAGGYAILASDGQTFLDAHQGYTGTVIDTVMSLNNTSDTIQLSSDKGESFFSGVTYENTQGADGDGNSLQFLDGAWVAASETPGSGAIPPAQNEQQEPQESTGSGSSGSSGGTPESSTSKAATPQGDPDKVKITEIFPNPEGDENNEFIELWNNQDKSISLEGWKIADAAKIKTLAGITLVPGEYYSLYRSLTGIALNNGSETIYLYDANGNLIDTHSYTSTTEGYSLSYDIAKDAFLWSGAKTPSQQNSITTPNEPPIPAITFKYNPVAPREQAYVSGLDSTDPDDDKLSYFWAIGKSFQASGPTFSYAFDELGEHLIYLIVSDGQHDAAATATIDVLDAVDVVSLRSTQSPGSVSAAQSLNAATTGQIFITEIFPDPAGADDAEWIELYNPNEFDVVLDNWVIDDEEGGSKPHTLSERIINAQSYLALGKEETKLTLNNTSDEVRLFDPSNALIDSVLYEDVQEDESYTKSDDDFWYWSANKTPGEPNTESGRDAPVGADVFDFTLPPPNPLLGYEEGELVDIDLPNIRELELGTEVRVQGTVAVEPGVLAKTYFYITGSPGIQVYFSKKDWPKLALGDVIGVIGELTETGGEMRLKVTAKEDIAALYESEPPLPQETATGDIGELMEGALVLLTGELAEKKGASWFIDDGSGEAKITFQTTAAIQKPAAKAGDWLEVIGLVSETAGGYRVLPRYQDDIKLLDKTEVAETKNPQVLGAETGPADELSRFRIPENNEPQKLLMYLLATSGTLILILIILIARMRSEIQKRLAELEKKR; encoded by the coding sequence ATGGAAAATCATCGGACAAAGACACTGGCGCCGAGAAGCGCGCTTGTCCTGATTCTTGCGGGTGGCTTTTTTGTTTGGGCAGGCAGTGCTGCTGCCGCGGCAAGCGACATTGTATTCACGGAAATCATGTACAATCCGTCTGGCACGGACACTAAAACCGAGTGGGTTGAAATTTTCAACAGCGGCACAGAAGAGGTTACACTGATTGAGGGGAGCGGCAACGATTCATGGCGGTTCAATGACGGCTCCAACCACACGCTGACGCTCATCCAGGAAAGTTTGACCGTTCCTGCGGGAGGGTACGCGATCCTCGCAAGCGACGGGCAAACGTTCCTGGATGCGCACCAAGGGTACACTGGCACGGTGATTGATACGGTGATGTCGCTCAACAACACGTCTGACACCATACAGCTTTCCAGCGACAAAGGGGAAAGCTTTTTTAGCGGCGTGACATACGAAAACACGCAAGGCGCGGACGGGGACGGAAACTCATTGCAGTTTTTGGATGGCGCGTGGGTTGCGGCTTCTGAAACGCCGGGAAGCGGGGCGATTCCGCCAGCGCAAAACGAGCAACAAGAACCGCAGGAATCAACAGGCAGCGGATCATCCGGGTCATCGGGCGGAACGCCTGAATCATCAACATCCAAAGCCGCAACCCCGCAAGGCGACCCGGACAAAGTTAAAATCACTGAAATTTTCCCAAACCCGGAAGGAGACGAAAACAATGAGTTCATTGAGCTCTGGAACAACCAGGACAAATCAATATCTCTTGAGGGGTGGAAAATTGCGGATGCTGCGAAAATAAAAACCCTGGCAGGCATAACACTGGTTCCTGGGGAGTACTACTCGCTCTACCGCAGTTTGACCGGGATTGCGCTCAATAATGGAAGCGAAACCATCTACCTGTATGATGCAAACGGGAACCTGATTGACACGCACTCCTATACAAGCACCACTGAAGGATACTCGCTCTCGTATGACATCGCGAAAGACGCGTTCCTGTGGTCCGGCGCCAAAACCCCGTCCCAACAGAACAGCATCACCACGCCCAATGAGCCGCCCATTCCGGCAATTACGTTCAAATACAATCCCGTTGCCCCGCGCGAGCAGGCATACGTATCCGGCCTTGATTCAACAGACCCGGATGATGACAAGCTCTCGTACTTCTGGGCCATTGGTAAAAGCTTTCAGGCATCCGGACCGACATTCAGTTATGCATTTGATGAACTCGGAGAGCACCTCATCTATTTGATAGTCAGCGACGGGCAACATGACGCGGCCGCAACCGCCACCATTGACGTGTTAGACGCCGTTGACGTGGTGTCATTGCGCAGCACGCAATCACCAGGCAGCGTCTCGGCCGCTCAATCCCTGAACGCGGCCACAACCGGCCAGATCTTTATCACTGAAATTTTTCCGGATCCAGCGGGCGCAGATGACGCGGAATGGATTGAGCTCTACAACCCGAACGAGTTTGATGTCGTCCTGGACAACTGGGTGATTGATGATGAAGAAGGCGGTTCCAAGCCGCACACTCTTAGTGAACGAATCATCAACGCACAATCATATCTTGCGCTCGGCAAAGAGGAAACCAAGCTCACGCTCAACAACACGAGCGACGAGGTGCGATTGTTTGACCCAAGCAACGCGCTGATTGATAGCGTGCTGTATGAAGACGTGCAGGAAGACGAATCATACACAAAATCTGATGATGATTTTTGGTACTGGTCTGCGAACAAGACACCGGGCGAACCCAACACAGAAAGCGGCCGCGACGCTCCTGTCGGCGCGGACGTGTTCGATTTCACACTACCACCCCCTAACCCCCTCCTCGGTTATGAGGAGGGGGAATTGGTGGATATTGATCTTCCCAACATTCGCGAACTGGAGCTTGGTACTGAAGTGCGGGTGCAGGGAACTGTGGCTGTGGAGCCGGGAGTGCTTGCAAAAACCTATTTCTACATCACCGGAAGCCCTGGCATCCAGGTGTACTTTTCCAAAAAAGACTGGCCAAAGCTTGCGCTCGGGGATGTGATCGGCGTCATCGGCGAACTCACTGAAACCGGCGGCGAGATGCGCCTCAAGGTAACGGCAAAAGAGGATATTGCGGCGCTCTACGAATCTGAACCGCCCTTGCCGCAAGAAACCGCAACAGGAGATATCGGAGAACTCATGGAAGGCGCGCTCGTCCTGCTTACCGGAGAACTGGCGGAAAAAAAGGGCGCTAGCTGGTTCATTGATGACGGGAGCGGGGAAGCAAAAATCACGTTCCAAACAACTGCGGCAATCCAAAAGCCCGCCGCAAAAGCAGGCGACTGGCTTGAGGTGATAGGATTGGTGAGTGAAACCGCAGGCGGATATCGGGTGCTGCCGCGGTACCAGGATGACATCAAACTGCTGGACAAAACAGAAGTGGCAGAAACGAAGAATCCCCAGGTTCTGGGAGCAGAGACCGGGCCAGCCGATGAGTTAAGCCGGTTCCGCATTCCCGAAAACAACGAGCCGCAGAAGCTACTCATGTACCTGCTCGCAACTTCGGGTACACTTATTTTAATTCTCATCATCCTAATTGCGCGCATGCGGTCCGAAATTCAGAAGCGGCTCGCGGAACTGGAGAAAAAGCGTTAA